CGGGTAAAACGATCGAAGATGCTGTACGGAATGGATTAACGGACTTGCAAGTATCAGCGGACCGCGTCAACGTGGCCGTGCTGGAACACCCGACTAAGGGCCTGTTCGGATTTATAGGGGCCAAGAATGCCAAGGTGGAACTGACTGTTCTGCCTACACCTGAGCCGGTAGCGACAGAGCCGCAAGATGCAGTTGATGCAGTTGCTGAAACGGAGAAATTCGTTACGGCAGTCGCCGCCGCTATGGGGCTTGACGTCACCATTGCCCGCAATGATTCGAAGGAAGGTTTGACGCTTTCGCTGTCGGGAAGCGGAGACCTGGGCATGCTGATCGGGCGGCGGGGTCAAACACTGGATGCCTTGCAGTACTTGGTCAATATTGTAGCAAACCGTTATTCCGACACACATCTGCGTATCATACTTGATGCCGAGGATTTTCGCGAGCGCCGTCGAAAGACGCTTGAGGATTTATCCGATCGCCTGGCGGGACATGTAATCCGTACAAGAAAAGAAGTGGTTCTTGAGCCGATGTCCCCGCATGAGCGGAAAATCATTCATTCGCAGCTGCAAAACCATGCGAAAGTAAAAACCTTCAGCAAAGGCGACGAACCGAATCGGCGTGTCGTCATTACACTAAAATAACGTTCGCATACGATTTTTAAATTTCAGCAATGGCTCTTTACCGGTCATTGCTCATTTTTTTGAAATATAAGAATGTCTCTAATCAGGCTTATCTGGAGGCTATAAAGCGATATGATGAATCAAGATACAATTGCCGCCATCTCGACAGCAGTCGGAGAGGGCGGCATTGCCATTATCCGGGTAAGCGGCGCGGGTGCGGTTGCTGAATCGGCAAAGCTGTTTCGATCAAAATCGAATATTGTCGAGGCTCCCTCGCATACGGTTCATTACGGCCATATCGTCGATCCGAAGAACGGTGAAGTCGTAGAGGAAATTTTACTGACCGTTATGAGAGGTCCGCGGTCGTTCACCGCTGAGGATGTTGTAGAGCTGAGCACCCACGGCGGTGTTGTGGCCGTTAAGCGCGTGCTGGAGCTGCTTCTCAGGGACGGGGGCGTGAGGATAGCGGAACCCGGCGAATTCACGAAGCGTGCATTCCTAAACGGCAGAATCGATTTGACGCAAGCGGAGGCTGTAATCGATTTAATACGCTCAAAGTCGGATCGTGCGTTTACTGTTGCCATGAAGCAGGCTGAAGGTGCGCTTTCAAGAAAAGTCAAAGCATTGCGGCACACGCTCATTGAGCTGCTGGCTCATATTGAAGTGAACATTGATTATCCGGAGCATGATGTAGCGGCTATGACCAGCGCTTATATCCGTGAACGCTGCCAGGATGCGGTTGCAGAAATCAATCGGTTGTTAAAAACGGCCGCGGAAGGCAAAATATTAAGAGAAGGTATTGTCACAGCAATAGTGGGACGGCCAAATGTAGGCAAATCTTCGCTGCTCAACGCGCTTGTTCAGGAAAACAAAGCGATTGTTACCGATATTCCCGGGACGACCCGGGATGTAATCGAAGAATTTGTTACGATCGGCGGTATTCCTCTACGGCTGCTTGATACAGCCGGTATTCGGGAGACGACAGATGTCGTGGAGCGCATTGGGGTAGAGCGCTCCAGGTCGGCGCTTGAAGAAGCCGATCTGATATTGCTCGTGTTAAACGCCAATGAACCGCTTCATTCCGATGATCGTTTGTTAATGGAACATATTCGCGGACGCCAAGTCGTCATTTTATTGAACAAGACGGACTTACCGCAAATCTTGGATACTTCGGAGGTTGAAGCTGTTTTTCCTTCCGAATCGATTGTCCGTTTGTCGGTACTCCAGGAAACCGGGCTTGACCACTTAGAGCGTGTAATAAGCCACATGTTTTTCAGCGGTGAGCTGGAGTCTGCGGATCTTACCTATGTAAGCAATATTCGGCATATCACGCTACTCGGTCACGCGCGGCAGTCGCTGATCGACGCGATGGAAAGCACGGAGTCAGGAATACCGATTGATATTGTGCAAATTGATGTTCGAACTGCATGGGAGCAGTTGGGCGAAATGATAGGAGATTCGGTATCTGAGTCACTTATCGACCAAATTTTCTCTCAGTTCTGTTTAGGTAAATAATGGAGCTTATGTAAGGGAGTGAAAGCAAAAATGGGATATGAGGCAGGGCAATATGATGTGATTGTCATTGGTGCGGGACATGCCGGGTGCGAAGCTGCGCTGGCAGCTGCTCGAATGGGGTGTGAAACGCTGCTGCTCACAATAAATTTGGATATGGTGGCTTTCATGCCATGCAATCCCTCGATCGGCGGACCTGCAAAGGGCCATGTTGTTCGCGAAATTGATGCTCTTGGCGGTGAAATGGGACGAAATATCGACAGAACGTTTATTCAGATGCGTATGTTGAATACGGGAAAAGG
This is a stretch of genomic DNA from Paenibacillus sp. sptzw28. It encodes these proteins:
- the mnmE gene encoding tRNA uridine-5-carboxymethylaminomethyl(34) synthesis GTPase MnmE, producing MNQDTIAAISTAVGEGGIAIIRVSGAGAVAESAKLFRSKSNIVEAPSHTVHYGHIVDPKNGEVVEEILLTVMRGPRSFTAEDVVELSTHGGVVAVKRVLELLLRDGGVRIAEPGEFTKRAFLNGRIDLTQAEAVIDLIRSKSDRAFTVAMKQAEGALSRKVKALRHTLIELLAHIEVNIDYPEHDVAAMTSAYIRERCQDAVAEINRLLKTAAEGKILREGIVTAIVGRPNVGKSSLLNALVQENKAIVTDIPGTTRDVIEEFVTIGGIPLRLLDTAGIRETTDVVERIGVERSRSALEEADLILLVLNANEPLHSDDRLLMEHIRGRQVVILLNKTDLPQILDTSEVEAVFPSESIVRLSVLQETGLDHLERVISHMFFSGELESADLTYVSNIRHITLLGHARQSLIDAMESTESGIPIDIVQIDVRTAWEQLGEMIGDSVSESLIDQIFSQFCLGK
- the jag gene encoding RNA-binding cell elongation regulator Jag/EloR gives rise to the protein MKKIVASGKTIEDAVRNGLTDLQVSADRVNVAVLEHPTKGLFGFIGAKNAKVELTVLPTPEPVATEPQDAVDAVAETEKFVTAVAAAMGLDVTIARNDSKEGLTLSLSGSGDLGMLIGRRGQTLDALQYLVNIVANRYSDTHLRIILDAEDFRERRRKTLEDLSDRLAGHVIRTRKEVVLEPMSPHERKIIHSQLQNHAKVKTFSKGDEPNRRVVITLK